The following is a genomic window from Kineosporia corallincola.
ATGGCGACGATCGGGATGCCCAGCTTGCGGGCCTCGTCGACGGCCAGGTGCTCCTTCTTGGTGTCCACGATCCAGACCGCGCTCGGGACGCGGGCCATGTCGCGGATACCGCCGAGGGTGCGCTCCAGCTTGTCCTTCTCACGACGGAGGACGAGGAGTTCCTTCTTGGTCATGCCGCTCTTGGCCACGTCGTCGAAGTCGATGACCTCAAGCTCCTTGAGGCGCTGGAGACGCTTGTGGACCGTCTGGAAGTTCGTGAGCATGCCGCCCAGCCAGCGCTGGTTGACGTAGGGCATGCCGACGCGCGTGGCCTGCTCGGCGATCGGCTCCTGCGCCTGCTTCTTGGTGCCCACGAAAAGGATGCTGCCGCCGTGCGCGACGGTCTCCTTGACGAAGTCGTAGGCGTTGTCGATGAACGACAGCGACTGCTGGAGGTCGATGATGTAGATGCCGTTGCGCTCCGTGAGGATGAAGCGCTTCATCTTCGGGTTCCAGCGACGGGTCTGGTGCCCGAAGTGCACACCGCTGCCGAGCAGCTGGCGCATCGTAACGACGGCCATGTCAGTTCTCCTTGGCGCGCGCCACCAGTGGGTGGGCGCAGTTCTCTCGGTTAAATCACGACACCGGTTGGTATCGCGCCTGGTGCCCGCGACGCCCCGAGACCCTTCCGCCGACCGGTGTTCCAGTCGTCGGGATCAGGACCGAGTGAGACGCCGCACCGCCCAGTGGGCGAACCGCATGCGGACACGCGAAGTCGACCGGCACATGCCAGCCGCAGGGGAAGTCTACCCGCATTCCAGGATGCGGGATGACGACGGCCTGTTAACCACCCGGGTCACGCGGACATTCCCCGCGATTATGGACGACCACGATGGTGGACGACGAAGCGGCCGGTCAGGCGCGGTCGTACTCGGTGACGATCCGGTAGTCCTTGGCCGGGCCGTCCACCTTCATGTCGACCGTGAGCCCGCCCCGCCCGTCCATGCGGTATGTGCCGCGGTACTGGTCGGCGCGGCAGTCATGGACGTCG
Proteins encoded in this region:
- the rpsB gene encoding 30S ribosomal protein S2; translated protein: MAVVTMRQLLGSGVHFGHQTRRWNPKMKRFILTERNGIYIIDLQQSLSFIDNAYDFVKETVAHGGSILFVGTKKQAQEPIAEQATRVGMPYVNQRWLGGMLTNFQTVHKRLQRLKELEVIDFDDVAKSGMTKKELLVLRREKDKLERTLGGIRDMARVPSAVWIVDTKKEHLAVDEARKLGIPIVAILDTNCDPDEVDYKIPGNDDAIRSVTLLTRVVADAVADGLMSRHGGGQNTAAAAEAPAAAAEPLPEWERELLAGQAESAPVVEGAAAEGTAAETSAAEAAPAAEPATTEA